A genomic region of Manihot esculenta cultivar AM560-2 chromosome 15, M.esculenta_v8, whole genome shotgun sequence contains the following coding sequences:
- the LOC110601586 gene encoding transcription factor bHLH144, which produces MQSDQQFQPRKAVPHFANQRGNNYMHISAAPSNAAALHPAAKHLMPVHGIEFQPSEVCPKNFIIFDQNDHRSQIMFHPDVAHKFSGPGLNVYTGYVQENFDNEAVNDIERDISASLKEDSDDIDVLLSLEEEEQDEYDDEEVSTARTYGNQGSNSPDSYSTYGYEPRKNGSSIQKSSGSFSSCNSERKRQKMKKMVKALRGIVPGGDEMNTVTVLDEAVRYLKSLKVEVQKLGVGTSKN; this is translated from the coding sequence ATGCAGAGTGATCAACAATTTCAACCCAGGAAGGCAGTGCCCCACTTTGCAAATCAAAGGGGTAACAATTACATGCATATTTCAGCCGCACCTTCAAATGCTGCAGCATTACATCCTGCTGCAAAGCATTTGATGCCTGTTCATGGCATTGAATTTCAACCTTCTGAGGTTTGCCCGAAGAACTTCATTATTTTCGATCAGAATGATCATCGAAGCCAAATTATGTTCCATCCGGATGTTGCCCACAAATTCAGTGGTCCTGGCTTAAATGTGTATACAGGTTATGTCCAAGAGAATTTTGATAATGAAGCGGTCAATGATATTGAAAGAGATATATCTGCTTCTCTAAAAGAGGATTCAGATGATATTGATGTGTTGTTGAGCTTAGAAGAGGAGGAACAAGATGAATATGATGACGAAGAAGTCAGCACGGCGCGAACTTATGGAAATCAAGGAAGCAACTCTCCTGATTCTTACTCAACTTATGGTTATGAACCCAGGAAAAATGGATCTTCTATTCAGAAGTCCTCTGGAAGTTTTAGCAGCTGTAACAGCGAAAGAAAACGGCAGAAAATGAAGAAGATGGTGAAGGCACTGAGAGGAATTGTACCTGGTGGTGACGAAATGAATACTGTCACTGTGCTTGATGAAGCAGTCAGGTATCTAAAGTCTCTCAAAGTTGAAGTGCAGAAGCTTGGAGTTGGGACTTCTAAGAACTAA